Genomic window ([Empedobacter] haloabium):
ACGCACCTTGCGGTAGAAGTGCTTGCCGCCGACCGGTTTCGGCAGGGTCACCGCGGTGATCAGCTCACCGGGCGCCAGCGTGTGCTCCACGTGCGGCGTGTTGCCGGGCAGGCGGTGGAAGTCGGCGATGGGGATGACGCGCGTGGCGCCGTCCGGCTTGACCGTCTCGACGTTTGCGTCCAGCACGCGCATGGCCACCGCCATGTCGCTGGGATGGGTGGCGATGCAGGCATCGCTGGCGCCGACGATGGCATGGCCGCGCGTGTAGCCGCCGATGGCGGCGCAACCGCTGCCGGGGGCGCGCTTGTTGCAGGCCATGTTCGTATCGTAGAAGTACGGGCAGCGGGTGCGCTGCAGCAGGTTGCCGGCCGTGGTGGCCTTGTTGCGCAGCTGCTGCGAGGCGCCGGCCAGCAGTGCGCGCGACAGCACCGCGTAGTCGCGCCGCACGCGCTGGTCGGCCGCCAGGTCGGTGTTGCGCACCAGGGCACCGATGCGCAGGCCGCCATCGGCCGTCGGCTCGATGCGGTCGAGGCCCAGGCCGTTGACGTCCACCAGGTGCGGCGGTGTCTCGATCTCCAGCTTCATCAGGTCCAGCAGGTTGGTGCCGCCGGCGATGAAGCGGGCGCCGTTGACGCGCAGGACGGCGGCCGCCGCTTCGGCGGGCGTGCGCGCCCGTTCGTAGGTGAAGACCTTCATGCCTTCCTCCCCGCGACTTCGACGATCGCATCGACGATGTTGGAATAGGCGCCGCAGCGGCAGATATTGCCGCTCATGCGCTCGCGGATTTCCGCCTCGGTCAGTTGCGGTGCGCGTGCCAGGTCGTCCGTCACGTGGCTCGGCAGGCCCCGGCGGATTTCGTCCAGCACCGAGACGGCGGAACAGATCTGGCCGGGCGTGCAGTAGCCGCACTGGTAGCCGTCGTGCTTGACGAAGGCGGCCTGCATCGGATGCAGCTTGGCCGGCGTACCCAGGCCCTCGATGGTCGTGACCTGGGCACCCTGGTGCATCACGGCCAGGGTCAGGCAGGAATTGATGCGGCGGCCGTCCACGATCACCGTGCAGGCGCCGCACTGGCCCTGGTCGCAGCCTTTCTTGGTGCCCGTCAAGTGCAAGTGCTCGCGCAAGGCATCGAGCAGCGTCGTGCGCGTGTCGACCTTGAGCTGGCGCTGCTGGCCGTTCACCGTTAGCGCTACCTCGGTGGTGACGGGTGGCGTCGGGGTATCGGTGCGCGCATCGCTGCGTGTGTCGGCCGGCTGCGCCTGGCCGCCGGCGACGGCGGGTACGGCCGCCACCGTGGCGGAAACGGCGCCCGCGATCAGCAGGTCGCGCCGGGTGAGCTTGACGTCGCCCGTCGGTGATTCGATGTGGTCATCCATGATTCGATCCTGTGGCTGGGTGTTGGGCCTGGCCGGGCCGGCTGGAAAGTTATCTTAAAGGCATTCCGAAAAACGATTAGCACGTTTGACCGGCATAGTCTTATGAGCGCAGTTCATGAATGACCGGGAGGTGTGCTCGTGCAAGCGGGCCGCGCTTGGGTTACGCTGCGCATTGACCTCTCTTCTGGACATCGATGAAGCACCTGCTCAACCTCATAGGCTGCATCGCCGTCGTGCTGGCGGTGTTCGGCGTGTTCCTGCCGCTGCTGCCGACGACGCCATTCCTGCTGCTGGCCTCCGCCTGCTTCGTGCGCGGCTCGCCGCGCCTGCACAACTGGCTGCGCACGAACCGCGTGTTCGGTGCCTACCTGCGCGATTACGAGGACGGACGCGGCATCCCGCTGCGCGGCAAGATTGTCGTGCTGGTGTTGATGTGGGCTTCGCTGGGCTGGTCGATGACGCGCGTGCCGCACGTCGCGCTGGTGCTGCTGCTGGCCGCCATCGGCACGGGGGTGACGGTGTACCTGGTCCGGTATGTGCCGACGATGCGCACTACGCGCCGATAGCAACCCTGGCGTAGAATGCCGTTTTTGCAACTTCGAACTGATCCATGCATTTCTCTTTCCTGCGTCCGCTCGCGCTGACGGCGCTGCTGCTCGCCGGCGCCAACGCCGGCGCCGCCACCCCATCCTGCCAGGCCGAACTGGGCGACGCCCGCGCCGCCCAGCTGGTCAACCAGTGCATCCTCGTATCACCCGCCACGCGGCCACCCTGCAATGCCGCCAACAGCTGCCAGCTGATCGAGGGAGAGATCCTGCGCAGCTGCGCGCTGCTGGAGGGGAAAGCGCCGGCCTTTTGCGGCGCGCCGGCCAAGAGCGGCACGGTGGAGGGTTACCTGGTGGGCGGCGGCGGTATCGACAACATGAGCCTGCGGATCCGGCGCGACGACGGCAAGCGCGTCTCGGCCTGGTGCGGTAATTGCGGCGACTGGTTCCGCGACACCGGCGAGAACGAAATCCAGGCGCTGAAGCCGGCCTACCTCGGCAAGCGCGTGCGCGTGGTCGTGCAGGTGCGCCGCAATGGCGGAGCGCTGGCCGGTCCTGGCGAGGACGACATGGAGCCGTTCATCCAGTCCGTGCAGTTTCTCAAGTAAGGCAACGCCTAACAGCCGAGGCCGTGTCCCACCCCGGGGTCAGTCACCAGAACGGGACACGAACTGAGCGGAAGGGGCTTTACTCGCCCTTCTCGTACTGCCCGCGCCACCCTTCCGGCTCCGTCACGCGCAGCTTGCCGCCGTCGTTCTTCAGCCGCATCGTCTTGAACGCCTGCGGCATCAGCACTTCCGGGTTGGTGACCGTGAAGCCGGCCAGGCGCTGCGACGCGCGCTGCGACGGCACCGCCAGCCATTGCCATGCCGCGTCCGAGCCCTCCAGGCGCAGGCCGACACGGGTCCACTGCTCCTGCGCCGGCATCTGCACGATGGCGTCGCCATTGCGCTTGCTGACGGCCGTCGCGCGCTTGCCGCTGGCGCTCTCGAACTGCACCTCGACGCCGGGCAGCGGGCCCTGGCGAGGGAAGCCGACGATGGCGATCCAGCTGCCCGGTTCCGCCGGCTTCGTGCCTTGGTAGTCTTCTTCCGCGAAGCTGGCGAACGTCGGCGCCTGGGTCGGCTGCGCGCTGGTCAGCGTGATCTCGTCGCCCTTGGCGACCCAGGTGCCGGTCGCCATCTGGTCGTCGGCGCCGTAGCTGAGCGACCATTCGAACTTGCCGTCCTTCTTCAGCAGCAGTTCCGACCCCACTTCCGTCATGCCGTGCAGGTAGTAATGGCCTGGCAACGCGCCGCTGGCGGCGCTGGCAGCGACGGGGGCCTTGGCGGCCGGCGCGCACAGCGCCGGGGCGGAAAAGATCAGGGCCAGCAGGGTGGCGGCGGAGGCAAGTGTGGTGGACATGGCGGTCGGATCGGTTGGCGATGCGCCGCAGATGGGGCCAGGGTACGCGATTGCAATAGTATCAATGTGGTGGCGGGCGAAGCGCGGCCTGCGATCGGCGTATATTCACGCTGACCGCCTGTTATCTGGAGCCGATATGATCCGTTACCTTTGCCGCGCCGCGGCGAGCGTCGCCTTGCTGTTCGCCGCGGGCGGCGCCAGCGCCGGCGCCACCGTCACCTACGCACACCCGGAAAAGATGACGGACGTGCCCCGCTATCCGTCGGACCGCGAACAGATGGAACTCACGCTGCGCGAACATCTGGAGCAGCTCTCGGCCCGGCTGCCGGCAGGACAACAGTTGATCGTGGATTTCCTCGACATCGACCTGGCCGGCGACGTGTTCCCGCGCGTGCCCGTGCAGGACATCCGCGTGCTGAAGGGACGCGCCGACTGGCCGCGCATGCACCTGCGCTGGCGCATCGAGCAGGACGGCACCGTGCTGCGGAGCGGCGAGCGCGAGTTGTCCGATCCGAACTACCTGATGAATTCCAGCCGCCACGACCGCGAGCTGTACGCGCACGAGAAGAACCTGCTGGACGACTGGTTCCGCAAGGAGTTCCTGGCCAGCCGCTGAACCCGCCGGCGCGGCAGTCGTCGCGCCACCCCACTGTTTCGCTGTTCGAAACGCTCCTCCACTGTCCCTTGCTTTTTTGATGTCAACACGCCACAACCGCGTGTTGCGCGATGCTGCGCCCCTGTAGTTGTTGACAGGTCTCCTACCTCGAAAATACAGTTTCATTTCCGATTAGATCGTTTCGTCAACCGAAACCTCATCAGGAAAT
Coding sequences:
- the paoA gene encoding aldehyde dehydrogenase iron-sulfur subunit PaoA, whose protein sequence is MDDHIESPTGDVKLTRRDLLIAGAVSATVAAVPAVAGGQAQPADTRSDARTDTPTPPVTTEVALTVNGQQRQLKVDTRTTLLDALREHLHLTGTKKGCDQGQCGACTVIVDGRRINSCLTLAVMHQGAQVTTIEGLGTPAKLHPMQAAFVKHDGYQCGYCTPGQICSAVSVLDEIRRGLPSHVTDDLARAPQLTEAEIRERMSGNICRCGAYSNIVDAIVEVAGRKA
- a CDS encoding YbaN family protein, which codes for MKHLLNLIGCIAVVLAVFGVFLPLLPTTPFLLLASACFVRGSPRLHNWLRTNRVFGAYLRDYEDGRGIPLRGKIVVLVLMWASLGWSMTRVPHVALVLLLAAIGTGVTVYLVRYVPTMRTTRR
- a CDS encoding xanthine dehydrogenase family protein subunit M; protein product: MKVFTYERARTPAEAAAAVLRVNGARFIAGGTNLLDLMKLEIETPPHLVDVNGLGLDRIEPTADGGLRIGALVRNTDLAADQRVRRDYAVLSRALLAGASQQLRNKATTAGNLLQRTRCPYFYDTNMACNKRAPGSGCAAIGGYTRGHAIVGASDACIATHPSDMAVAMRVLDANVETVKPDGATRVIPIADFHRLPGNTPHVEHTLAPGELITAVTLPKPVGGKHFYRKVRDRASYAFALVSVAAIVQPDGRGAVALGGVAHKPWRVPAADAQLPRGGQAVVEQLLAGAKTTAENAFKIPLVRRTLEAVLAEAKKG
- a CDS encoding DUF3016 domain-containing protein; this encodes MIRYLCRAAASVALLFAAGGASAGATVTYAHPEKMTDVPRYPSDREQMELTLREHLEQLSARLPAGQQLIVDFLDIDLAGDVFPRVPVQDIRVLKGRADWPRMHLRWRIEQDGTVLRSGERELSDPNYLMNSSRHDRELYAHEKNLLDDWFRKEFLASR